The following are from one region of the Geoalkalibacter subterraneus genome:
- a CDS encoding TolC family protein translates to MKKALRITARTMVMLLVGGGLLLTAGCISISAAAEPLHGHSDAIAEKSPEIEGNRPSAPVEELRKLEKDGNIHLSLSDCLKIALQQNYDIRLTREALTQANTKITQARSAMLPFLGAEASYTRLDEELSFAMGPQSLTFMDRDQYKAGLVIRQPIFTGGRLNAARKASQYSRDAQAQENRAVEEEVVFQVTRAYRTAQLAEAFQGVAVEAVDLLNVHEHDVAILVEKGANPEIDLLRTRTELANARKDLNGADNAVDLAYSALKNLLSMPLEESVRLTEALVRSPGPGADLSSLTELALSQRPELSAMDSKMAAAEQALKAARGEYLPTIALEGRYEYMEGDFRDLEGGEHWTVGIGAQFPLWNWGKTAAKVREAGSQRAQVKIQRDKTTDRIRLEVRQAFLDLGKAEKNIDAAESALKTAREAYRLARASYRAGEGTNTDVLDVRTALSRAEANHTQALFDYNVALAALHRAVGVMVIEPPDIKEKESAE, encoded by the coding sequence ATGAAAAAAGCCTTAAGGATAACAGCTCGCACCATGGTTATGCTTCTGGTGGGAGGTGGATTGCTGCTGACAGCGGGTTGTATTTCTATTAGCGCTGCCGCCGAGCCGTTGCACGGCCATTCCGATGCAATCGCCGAAAAATCGCCGGAAATAGAAGGCAATCGTCCCTCTGCTCCCGTTGAGGAGCTTCGCAAGCTCGAAAAGGATGGCAATATACACCTTTCGTTAAGCGATTGCCTGAAAATAGCGTTGCAACAGAATTACGATATCCGCCTTACACGGGAAGCCCTGACTCAAGCCAATACAAAGATAACTCAGGCCAGATCGGCTATGCTCCCATTTTTGGGGGCGGAGGCTTCCTATACACGACTGGACGAGGAGTTGAGTTTTGCAATGGGACCGCAATCATTGACCTTCATGGATCGTGATCAATACAAGGCGGGGCTCGTCATCCGGCAGCCCATTTTCACGGGAGGGCGATTGAATGCGGCGCGCAAGGCATCCCAGTATTCACGAGACGCTCAAGCTCAAGAGAACAGGGCCGTTGAAGAGGAAGTCGTTTTCCAGGTTACACGCGCTTATCGGACCGCACAGTTGGCCGAAGCGTTTCAAGGTGTTGCCGTGGAGGCCGTCGATCTTCTCAATGTGCATGAACATGACGTGGCGATTCTGGTGGAGAAAGGGGCGAATCCGGAAATTGACCTGCTTCGCACCCGAACGGAACTTGCCAATGCCCGCAAAGATCTGAATGGCGCTGACAACGCCGTCGACCTGGCATATTCTGCACTTAAGAACTTGCTGAGCATGCCCCTTGAAGAATCAGTCCGTTTGACGGAAGCCTTGGTGCGGTCGCCCGGGCCGGGGGCGGATCTTTCGTCTCTCACCGAGTTGGCCCTTTCGCAACGTCCCGAACTGTCTGCAATGGATTCCAAAATGGCAGCTGCGGAGCAGGCGCTTAAAGCGGCCAGGGGAGAATACCTGCCTACCATTGCCCTGGAAGGGCGTTACGAATATATGGAAGGCGATTTTCGGGATCTGGAAGGCGGAGAGCATTGGACGGTTGGAATAGGGGCGCAGTTTCCCCTCTGGAATTGGGGGAAAACCGCTGCCAAGGTCAGAGAGGCGGGATCGCAACGGGCTCAGGTAAAAATCCAGCGAGATAAAACGACAGATCGCATTCGTCTTGAAGTGCGCCAAGCCTTCCTGGACCTCGGAAAAGCAGAAAAGAATATCGATGCGGCTGAGAGTGCACTGAAGACAGCCAGGGAGGCTTACCGCCTGGCAAGAGCCAGCTACCGGGCAGGAGAAGGCACAAATACCGACGTGCTGGACGTTCGTACGGCCTTAAGTCGAGCTGAAGCGAATCACACACAGGCTCTTTTTGATTACAACGTTGCCCTTGCCGCCCTTCATCGAGCGGTGGGCGTAATGGTGATAGAGCCGCCTGATATCAAGGAAAAGGAGTCTGCCGAATGA
- a CDS encoding TetR/AcrR family transcriptional regulator has product MQDEKLPRREREKRRHRRQMLAAALELFSKKGYHNVSMHEIAERAEFAIGTLYKFFKNKEHLYKALMMEKAAEYHHTLSGVLSREGDVLTILKDYISAKAGIFADDVATLRLYFAETRGASFNIKAGLDQDIRKLYDELVEQLASTLEKGIRKNVLRDLNPYYMAVALEGITNAFLFCWLEDPERHSYKANAPVISDMFLKGVMAE; this is encoded by the coding sequence ATGCAAGATGAGAAGCTCCCACGTCGGGAAAGAGAAAAACGCAGACATCGTCGGCAGATGCTTGCCGCTGCACTCGAGCTTTTCTCGAAGAAAGGATACCACAACGTATCCATGCACGAGATTGCAGAAAGAGCAGAGTTTGCCATCGGAACGCTTTACAAATTCTTCAAGAACAAGGAGCACCTCTACAAGGCCCTCATGATGGAAAAGGCAGCGGAATATCATCATACCCTGAGCGGAGTCCTTTCGAGGGAAGGTGACGTCCTGACTATTCTCAAAGACTACATTTCCGCTAAAGCGGGGATCTTTGCCGATGACGTTGCCACGTTGCGGCTCTATTTTGCTGAAACGCGGGGTGCGAGTTTCAACATCAAGGCCGGTCTCGATCAGGACATTCGCAAGCTTTATGACGAACTGGTAGAGCAACTGGCTTCGACACTGGAAAAAGGTATTCGCAAAAACGTGCTTCGCGATCTGAACCCCTACTATATGGCCGTGGCCCTGGAGGGAATCACCAACGCTTTTCTCTTCTGTTGGCTGGAAGATCCGGAACGGCATTCATACAAGGCGAATGCCCCGGTGATCAGTGACATGTTTCTCAAAGGGGTGATGGCCGAATGA
- a CDS encoding gamma-glutamylcyclotransferase family protein, translating into MPCEIPNQQLLRLFVYGTLKRGYWNHQRFCAQARSIEQAVVWGRLYHLHAGFPAIEVPEGLILARGSVDPLADARRQQEIGTPCFGRPTGDWNLIHGELVTFTDPQRDLPPIDRLEGFRPGGHSMYQRVMVAVLCGRTSIPAWTYWIPCPPYAERVASGQWLRP; encoded by the coding sequence TTGCCTTGCGAAATCCCCAATCAGCAATTGTTGCGGCTCTTCGTTTACGGCACCCTGAAACGGGGCTATTGGAACCATCAGCGCTTCTGCGCCCAGGCCCGCAGCATCGAACAGGCCGTGGTCTGGGGCAGGCTCTACCATCTCCACGCCGGGTTCCCGGCCATCGAGGTGCCGGAAGGCCTGATCCTGGCCCGGGGCAGTGTTGATCCATTGGCCGACGCCCGCAGACAGCAGGAGATCGGCACGCCGTGCTTCGGACGCCCGACCGGCGACTGGAATCTGATCCACGGAGAGCTGGTGACCTTCACCGACCCGCAACGCGACCTGCCGCCCATCGACCGGCTGGAAGGCTTCCGGCCCGGCGGGCACAGCATGTACCAGCGGGTGATGGTGGCGGTGCTATGCGGTCGCACCTCGATTCCAGCCTGGACCTATTGGATTCCATGCCCGCCTTACGCGGAAAGAGTCGCCAGTGGCCAGTGGTTACGCCCGTGA